The nucleotide window TGATTGCCTGCAATTGTACCAGGGGTAATGTCATTTGGAGTTACAACCAAAATATTACTGTTGGCAGAACAACCTACGTCAGAAGAAGCAACTCTTCGGAACCAAGTTTTAACAGCTACCGCCGGTGCATCATAAGTTTCAGATGTCGCGCCTGCAATATTTGCGAAACCTGCAACAGCACTTACGATACTGCTTTGCCATTGATAAGTTATTGTGCCATGGTCAGAACCAGGTGTAACACTTGTAAACGGCGCAGGGTCAAATGGAGAACATAGTGTTTGGTTTCCGGCAATTTCACCAGGAACTATTCCTGTTGGAGTGACTGTCAAACAGTTGCTGTTAGCGGAACACATAACACCATTGAGAGTTGAAGTAGCGACTCTGCGATAATTTGTGATTACACTTACTGCCGGTGGATCAAAGGTTGCTGATGTAGCCCCTAGGATATTTGCCCAAGTACCTTCGCAGCCATTAGTGCTCATTTGCCATTGGTAAGAGATTACTCCGACTCCTGTACTGCTTCCCGGTGTAGTGCTTGTAAAGGCTACTGCATCAAAAGGAGTACAACCAATTTGACTTCCAGCGATTACTCCCGGAGTTATTGGGTTAGGAGTGACTGTCAAACAGTTGCTGTTGGCAGAACACATAACACCGTTAAGTGTTGAAGTAGCCACTCTTCGGAAATTGGTTATTACGGATACCGCTCCGGCATCATAAGTTGCAGATGTAGCTCCCTGAATATTTGTCCAAGTACCTTCACATCCATTTGTACTCATTTGCCATTGATAGGAAATTGTGCCACCGTTGGTTGTGCTTCCCGGCGTAGTATTGGTAAATGCGGCTGGATCAAATGGGGTACAGAGTGTTTGATTGCCTGCAATTGTACCAGGGGTAATGTCATTTGGAGTTACAACCAAAACATTACTGTTGGCAGAACAACCTACGTCAGAAGAAGCAACTCTTCGGAACCAAGTTTTAACAGCTACCGCCGGTGCATCATAAGTTTCAGATGTCGCGCCTGCAATATTTGCGAAACCTGCAACAGCACTTACGATACTGCTTTGCCATTGGTAAGTTATTGTGCCATGGTCAGAACCAGGTGTAACACTTGTAAACGGCGCAGGGTCAAATGGAGAACATAGTGTTTGGTTTCCGGCAATTTCACCAGGAACTATTCCAGTTGGGGTGACTGTCAAACAGTTGCTGTTAGCGGAACACATAACACCATTGAGAGTTGAAGTAGCGACTCTGCGATAATTTGTGATTACACTTACTGCCGGTGGATCAAAGGTTGCTGATGTAGCCCCTACGATATTTGCCCAAGTACCTTCGCAGCCATTAGTGCTCATTTGCCATTGGTAAGAGATTACTCCGACTCCTGTACTGCTTCCCGGTGTAGTGCTTGTAAAGGCTACTGCATCAAAAGGAGTACAACCAATTTGACTTCCAGCGATTACTCCCGGAGTTATTGGGTTAGGAGTGACTGTCAAACAGTTGCTGTTTGCAGAACAGGCAACACCATTGAGTGTAGCAGTTGTAACTCTTCGGAAATTGGTTATTACGGATACTGCTCCGGCATCATAAGTTGCAGATGTAGCTCCTGATATATCTGACCAGGTTCCGTTACAGCCAGTTGTACTTATTTGCCATTGATAGGTAATTACTCCTCCGTCACTGGCGCTTCCCGGCGTAGTATTGGTAAATGCGGCTGGATCAAATGGAGTACAGAGTGTTTGATCGCCTGCAATTACGCCCGGATTAACGATATTCACAGTTGCGGTAACCTGCGTTCTTGGACCTTCACAGTCTGAAGCACTGGTACAGCTTACCCAATAGCTAGTCGTTGTTGAAATGGTTGGAGAGTATGTGAGTCCCTCATTAACTTTAGTGCCACCAGTAGCGGCATCATACCATTTTAAAGTTCCTCCAGTGCAACCACTTGCTGAAAGATTAACTTGAACTGGACCAGGACCGCAAACTGTTACATTAGTTGTAGTTGGGGGGTCTGGTCTAAAATTCAAATTCAATTGAATTGGAGCCCCAGGGAAATCTTTTAATTCTGATTGAGCTGAATTTCCAGATGTTCTGGTTCGGATAAACAATGTACTGATTGAAGTACAATTATTTTTGAAGAAAGTTAGCACCTGAGTGAGGTTTATGGCTCCTTCTGCCCATTGATTAGGGGCATAAGTACCTGTGGCACCACTTCCATATACATCAAAAGGGACAAATGTATCTTCATCATTATTCGTACAAAATATTTGACCCGCAAAATTAGAGTTTGGATACACTACATATTGGTAGGTAGAGCCTACTAATTCCCATTTTCTAATCACGACATTAGCATCTCCACCCCCTTGTGTAAATTCAATGGTAATTAATATATCACCAGGGGTACGACCACCAGTTGAGTCAGGTGCTTCTGTGTGAAAAAAACCACTACCTCCAGAAATTTGAGAAACATTTGTAAGAGGGTCTATAGGGCCGTAAGTGGCGCCCGTAATTGTTAAAGGTGCTTGCAGAAATTCAAAATCGATATAGCTACTACCATTGGTTACTTGACGGTCACCAGCAAATAGACACCATAAGTCAGTTGAACGACCCTGAGGAATTGTAGCTGTTCCGGGACCGGGGAAATTATCTGGATCACCATAACTAAAATGAGCTCCACAATTTTGGATTTCATTTTTATTTGGAGAACTTCCTGCTCCCCATTCATACGTATTTGGATTGTCATTAATTTTATTAGATTTGGTGAATATCGTTAGGTCATTTAGATAACGATCTTTTAATTGAATAGTAACTGGAACAGGTTGAGGAATAGGTGGAGCAGGTGATGGAGGCTGAATTACAGGTGGGTAAAAAACCTTTCCTACATCTGGACTCGTTGGATCTATATTAATTAATCCATGTCCACCAATAAGCGGATGATCTGAGTCAAATAAATCACCAACGCCAAAGTATATGCTACTGAGTGGTTGGTGAGCAAAGGCATTACCATCGATAGCATCTCCCAATTTGGGAGTTGATACCGGCGCTACTCCTTGAATATTTTGTGAGTAGACCGTTGTATATCCGGTCATAAGAATCCCCACAAAAGCCATAGGTAAGATTAGATTCTGATACCAGTTGGCAAACCGGGGTTTTAAAACTCGAATTAAAGTGTCCGTAAGGTTAAAATTCGAGAGTCCTGTTTTGAGATGACAGGAAAAAGCGTAACAATATTCTTGGACGCTTTTTATCTTAAAAGAGAAATTTTTTTTCATATTAGTAATGGTTTTTAGGCCATACTATTAATAGGAAAAGATTAGTAGACAAAGGGTTTCCGAAAAACCAATGAATGTTGTTTCATATTGCGTCATTAAAATTAAGAGGGAACAAACTTTTAAAAGTCTGTACAAAAAACTAAAAAATAAGGAAAAAAGATAACAACTTCATAAACAGATTTACAAAGTAGACAAGCATCAAAAAGAGATTCTATTGTGGGGAACAATAATTAAATTCTTTTTCTAACAAATTTGTTTAAAACCAGGAAACTTTGATTCCCAAAAATGCTCCAAAAAAAATAAATTAATTGTGAATAGATTAAAAACCAAAAGCTCACCTTTAGAGAAAATGTGACTTTAGGCAAATGATTAACTTCAAAAAATATTGAAGAACAAAGCTTTTTTCTTGTAATAATTTTTTCGGAAATCCTGTGGGGTCGAGTCTGGATTATTCCTAAATCATCAAAAGATTTTAATATTATTAAAGAACAATAACCAATTTTTTATTGACTTTTTGGCTTCCATTTTGAGTTGCCAAAATCACCCTAAGAGTGATGCTGTAAAATTACTTAAATTAAAAACTAAACGACCGGAAAAGATTTTAATCATCGATAAAATTCATATATAAACGACAAAATGCATCTTGAATAGGAATAAGAATACATAAAAAGTAGTTTGCATAGCATAAATGACTTTAATATAACTTACTAATAATCAATTAATTACTTGTTGTTTTTTTTGATTTTTGAACATAAAAACGTATAAAAGTAACTGTGTTATCATTATAAGAGCTAATTCATAAAAAAATCGACAGTTTTTTAAGTTAAAAACAGTTTTTTTTGAGGTTAAATTTTAAACCAAAATTATATCAGAAAGAATCTGATGGAAATATCTTGCTTTAATTTTTTAAGCTAAAAATTATTGGCTCAGTGATTTAATTTTAATCAACAATCATTTATTAAAATAAAAAAAAACCTTAACTTTATTACACTCTTAATGAAGACTTTAGTTTTAAATTTCTGAACCCCAAATGCTTTAAAAAACTAATCGCCCTTTCTTATTTTTTTAATAGTTAGTTAATCAAATCAGTCTTCAATTAAATAACTTTTCGATGAAAATTATATTGACAGGCGCAACAGGCGTATTGGGTTCACAGATTATGTATGAAATTCTTGAATTATTCGTAAAAGAATCGATTGAAGGGAAACTTATTTTGATTGTAAGAGGAAAGAAAAAAAAAACCGCCTTAGAGCGGATAAATCAATTGCTTTCGAGTAGTTATACACCTCAATTTTTAAGAGACATTGGACTCGAAAAGCTGGATGCCTATATCGAGATTGTAGATACGGATTTGGATGCAGTGGAGGAAAATTTTTCAACCACAATAGAAGGTGCCTATTTTATTCATTCTGCCGGATATGTCAATTTATCTACGGATGAAGAACATCGGGAAAAGATTTTTGAGGAAAACACGAAGATTACCAAAATCATTTTGAATAATTTTCATCATTTCATAAAAAAATTCATTTATATAGGAACTGCTTTTTCATCGGGTGAGCGCTCGGGACTTGTTGAAAATGACTTTCATAATTTGGGTTTTATCCCAAAACATCGCAATGCTTACGAAAATGCAAAATTTCACTCAGAAAACTTTGTTGCGCAACGATGTAAAGCATTGGGATTACCCTTTCAAATTTTACGCCCAAGTGTTATTTGCGGAAAAATGCTTGGGGACGAAAATAGATATTTCATTTCCAAGTACATGGTTTTTTATCTCTTGGCCAAATTTTTTTATTTTGCATCCCAAAGGATTACAGAGCAAGAGAATGTACGTTTTATAATGAACAAAGAAACGGGATTGAATATTATTGCGGTCGATTATGTTGCCAAAGTAATTGTTTCGGTTTTTAGAAGAGAAGATATTCAGCAACTCAATATTGTAAGTCATAAAAGTCTGAATTTGGTGAAAGGATTGCAGCTGATTATGGATGAAGTTGGTTATTCCAATTACGCTATAGTGCCCAATACACCACATTTTGAATATCATAATATAACCGAAAAATTATATTATGAGAGTATTGGTAAACACCTTAAACCTTATCTTGTTTCTAGTGCCAAAGAGTATAATACCACATTACTCAACTCTATTCTAGAAATCCCAATATTAGACGATGAAACGTTCACCCAAATGATTCGGTACGGCAAACTCAACAATTTTAGAGATATTAATGTTTAATTCCGGTTGGGGAATCAATTTGTTTTTGTCGTAAATTTGGGAATTAAAACACCCCAATCATGAAGTTTTTTACCATCCTACTATTTAGCCTTATGGCTTCTTGTGCCTTTGCGCAGGAGCAAGTTTCGTTTTTTTTTGATAGCGATAAGTTTGTTTTGAAAAAAGAAGAACTTACAAAATTGAATAATTGGTTAACTGCAAATAAAGAAGTAAAAGTTGTTGGAGTTTACGGCTTTTGTGATGAGGTTGGAACTGTCGGGTATAATGATACTTTGGCCAAAAAACGAATCGATTATGTTTTTAATATTATAAAAAATAAAGTAAAGATTCGGGAGGATTTTAAAACACGAAGTTTTGGAAAACTGCATGCCTTATCTCCTATCAAAGCCGAAAACAGAAAAGTTACCTTGTATTATATTCTTCCAAGTGATTTTGTGAATGAAGAAAAAATAATAGCGACCAATCAGGAAGTTCAGGCAGAAAAGGAAAAGCCGAAAATCAAATTTCCTGACGTGTATGTCTATCAAAATCCAGATGGCTCTACTTCAAGTATTAAAATCGACACCGTTTTTATGAGAAAAGTAAGTGTTGCCAGTGTTGGTGAAAAGCTGAAACTGGAAAGTATGAATTTTTATGTGGATACTTTTGCAATTATGCCGCAATCCAGACCGGTAATGTTTGAATTGCTTACCGTCATGCAAAACTGTCCGGATCTGAAAATACAAATCCAAGGACATATTTGTTGCGTTACCAAAGATTTTAGGGATTTAAGTACCCAAAGGGCCAAAGCCATTTATAAATTTTTAGAATTCAATGGAATCAGTAAAAGTCGCATGACCTTTGTTGGATTCGGAAGTACAAAACCATTGTTTGCCATTCCCGAAAAAGATGAGACCGAAAGAGAAGCAAACCGCCGCGTCGAAATCGAAATCATAGCCAATTAATGAAGAATTAAGATTTCAGAATTAAGAATTAAGATTTTCTGAAAACTTGGAATTTGGAATTTGAGATTTGGAATTTCACATTGATATTGCCATTGATTTTTACCCTTGATATTGCTATTGTATAATTGTTACATTAAAATTATCTTTGCCCGACATACACACAACAAAAAGAATGAGTTCAGATACTTCAAAAAGATATGCACAACGTGGTGTATCGGCATCCAAGGAAGATGTGCATAACGCCATCAAGAATATAGACAAAGGTTTATTTCCTCAAGCATTTTGTAAAATTGTTCCTGATTATTTGACTCAGGACGAAGACTATTGCTTGATAATGCATGCAGACGGTGCGGGAACAAAATCCTCATTGGCCTATATGTATTGGAAAGAAACCGGAGATCTTTCGGTTTGGAAAGGAATCGCTCAGGATGCCTTAATTATGAATATTGATGACTTATTGTGTGTAGGCGCAACCGATAATATTTTGCTTTCGTCAACCATTGGAAGAAACAAAAATGTAATTCCGGGTGAAGTTTTATCAGCCATTATCAACGGAACCGAAGAATTGATTCAAGAGTTGGATTCTTTTGGTGTAACCATTCATTCAACTGGAGGTGAAACTGCCGATGTTGGTGATTTGGTAAGAACCATCATCGTAGATTCTACCGTGACAGCCAGAATGAAACGTTCCAAAGTGATAGACAATGCTAATATAAAAGCAGGAGATGTCATCGTTGGATTAGCTTCTTTTGGTCAGGCGACTTACGAAAAAGGGTATAACGGAGGAATGGGAAGTAACGGATTGACTTCTGCCCGTCACGATGTTTTCGAAAAGTATTTGGCCAGCAAATATCCAGAAAGTTTTGATGCAGCTGTTCCAAATGAATTAATCTATTCTGGTCAGGTAAAATTGACCGATGCGGTTGCAAATTCTCCAATCGATGCTGGACAATTGGTGCTTTCACCAACCAGAACTTACGCACCGATAATCAAAAAGATTTTAGATAAATATACTTCTGAGGAAGTCCATGGAATGGTACATTGCAGCGGAGGTGCGCAAACAAAAATTTTGCATTTTGTACAAAATCTACATATTATAAAAGACAATTTATTTCCCGTACCGCCTTTGTTCCAATTAATTCAGGAACAATCAAAAACGGATTGGAAAGAAATGTATCAGGTATTCAACTGCGGTCATCGTATGGAATTATACGTTCCCGAAACCATTGCTGAGGATATCATCGCAATTTCAAAATCATTTAATGTCGATGCCCAAATTGTAGGTAGAGTAGAAGCTTCGGATTCAAAAAAACTTACCATCAACAGCGAATACGGTACTTTCGAGTATTAATTAAAGAGTTGCTAAGAAACTAAGAAATTAAGTTGCTGAGATTTTACGTTATCTTCAGTTGTAAGGAGTCTTAGTATCTTAGAGTCTCAGAATCTTTGTAACTTAAAAATTATGTACGAACTACTTTTTTGGCGATATCAGGAAGGAACCTATCTCAACCATCATTTGGTTTACGAAGCTTTGGTAGAACAACAAGAAGTCGAAGGTTTGGAAGAACTTCCCGTGGAGGTAATTTTGAATCGGATTCATTCTGTGTTTTCAACTTGGGAAAAAGTAGATGAAAACAGTTGGAAAAACACCAAAGGGAAAGGTGCTTTTCAGGTAAAAACAACCCCACAAAGTGTCCAAATCGATTGCTACGGAACCGAAGGCAAAACGATGAATCTTATCGCTGATACTTTGGAAGAATTCAAATGCCCGTTGTACGACCCGCAAGTTCCGGTTCGTTACGACGAGATGAATGAATAATTTTTTTTGTAGCTAATTTACTTCGTCAGTTCGCTTCGCTCGTGTCAGCTATCCGTTACAAGTCCTCGCGCTGTGGGCTTTTCACTTTTATCTGGGCTAAAACATCAGTAGATATTGTTGAAATGGGAACTATTATTGAATCTATGGATTGATGATCAAAAAAATCTGTGATAATCAGTTTAATCCGTTCAATCTGTGGCCTATCTTCGGCTTATAGACAACATAGCGAATAAGCATATTTTTTATAAATTAGTATAAAAAAGAATAATGTCTATTTCTCAATTTCCGCAAAATATAATACTCGAAGACGAAATGGTTTTTCTTCGTTCACTACAATTATCTGATTTCGAAAATCTTTTGGATATTTCCCTCAATGAACCCGAAACCTGGGAGTATTCCCTTGTTCGTGCCAACGGAAAAGAAAACCTTGAAAATTATATTCGCTTAGCGCTCAAAGCCAAAGAAAATAAAACAGAATTTCCTTTTATCGTTTTTGATAAAAAATCAGGGAAATATGCTGGAAGTACTCGTTTTTACGATATTAATTTGCAGTTCAAAACTTTGCAATTAGGATACACTTGGTACGGAAAAGATTTTAGGGGAACTGGACTCAATAAACATTGCAAGTATCTTTTGCTTCAATTTGCCTTCGAAACATTAGGAATAGAACGGGTAGAATTTCGCGCAGACAACAACAACCAACGAAGTATTGCCGCCATGAAAAGTATAGGTTGCAAAGTAGAAGGTGTATTGCGAAGCCATATGCCAACTGCAGATAGTGATGTTCGCAGAGACAGCATTGTGTTAAGTATCCTTAAAGACGAATGGTTTAGCGAGGTTAAAGAAAATTTGAAAAAGAAACTTTGAAGGAGATTTTTTTTAAATGTATCATTGTTTAAAGGGAGAACAATTTCCTCAAAAAAGGTATCTTTGCGGTAATAAAAAAAAAGTCAATATGAAGATAAATCCAAAAAACGGAATTGATAAATTAATTTTTGGGATGAAGCAAAACGATGTTGTTGCTGTTTACGGTAAACCCGATAAAAATTACAAAGACGAAGATGATAATGTGATTTATGTTTATAAAGAGCACAAAATCAGGTTGACTTTTTATGACGAAGAAGAGTTGAAGTTGGGATATTTAGTGGCATCATCTCCAAGTTTGGAATTGTTTGGAAATAAAATCATCAACAGAAAAATAAGTGATGTCAAGAAGGATTTGGCTCAAAAAGGAATAACCAAATTTACCGAAGAAGAGTTTGATACATTTGAAAATTACTTCAATGAGGAAAATTGGATTATTCTTCAAACCGAATTTGATGAAGTGGTCAAATTCGAAATCGGAGCGATAATCAATAACAAAGATGAATTTGACTGGAAGTTTAAAAAATAACAAAGAAAAAAAATGGGATATTTTATAGTATCCCATTTTTTTTGTTCTATTATTTTAGTAAATGAATTATTCGCTTAAAACAACTGTTTTTTTGCTCAATTTGGATTTTCTTTTTTCTGTTAAATAATTGCGTAATGGAGCATCAATATAAGTCATTATCAAATAAGCCGAGCCAATTAGCGTAAGCGTACTTAAAGCAACAATGGCAAAGAGTGTCACTCCGCTGAACTTATAAATACTTTGGTACGTTCCAAAAATCCATATTGCAAAATAATGAGTCATGTATAATGGATAGGATATATTTCCAAAAAACACACAGATTTTTTTGGTATTAACAGAAGTCACAGCTCCAGCACCCAAGGCAACTAAAAGAGGGAAATAAAACAGTACAACAAGAGGTTCTGTTATATAATTTAAGGCTTCGT belongs to Flavobacterium gilvum and includes:
- a CDS encoding Ig-like domain-containing protein; its protein translation is MKKNFSFKIKSVQEYCYAFSCHLKTGLSNFNLTDTLIRVLKPRFANWYQNLILPMAFVGILMTGYTTVYSQNIQGVAPVSTPKLGDAIDGNAFAHQPLSSIYFGVGDLFDSDHPLIGGHGLINIDPTSPDVGKVFYPPVIQPPSPAPPIPQPVPVTIQLKDRYLNDLTIFTKSNKINDNPNTYEWGAGSSPNKNEIQNCGAHFSYGDPDNFPGPGTATIPQGRSTDLWCLFAGDRQVTNGSSYIDFEFLQAPLTITGATYGPIDPLTNVSQISGGSGFFHTEAPDSTGGRTPGDILITIEFTQGGGDANVVIRKWELVGSTYQYVVYPNSNFAGQIFCTNNDEDTFVPFDVYGSGATGTYAPNQWAEGAINLTQVLTFFKNNCTSISTLFIRTRTSGNSAQSELKDFPGAPIQLNLNFRPDPPTTTNVTVCGPGPVQVNLSASGCTGGTLKWYDAATGGTKVNEGLTYSPTISTTTSYWVSCTSASDCEGPRTQVTATVNIVNPGVIAGDQTLCTPFDPAAFTNTTPGSASDGGVITYQWQISTTGCNGTWSDISGATSATYDAGAVSVITNFRRVTTATLNGVACSANSNCLTVTPNPITPGVIAGSQIGCTPFDAVAFTSTTPGSSTGVGVISYQWQMSTNGCEGTWANIVGATSATFDPPAVSVITNYRRVATSTLNGVMCSANSNCLTVTPTGIVPGEIAGNQTLCSPFDPAPFTSVTPGSDHGTITYQWQSSIVSAVAGFANIAGATSETYDAPAVAVKTWFRRVASSDVGCSANSNVLVVTPNDITPGTIAGNQTLCTPFDPAAFTNTTPGSTTNGGTISYQWQMSTNGCEGTWTNIQGATSATYDAGAVSVITNFRRVATSTLNGVMCSANSNCLTVTPNPITPGVIAGSQIGCTPFDAVAFTSTTPGSSTGVGVISYQWQMSTNGCEGTWANILGATSATFDPPAVSVITNYRRVATSTLNGVMCSANSNCLTVTPTGIVPGEIAGNQTLCSPFDPAPFTSVTPGSDHGTITYQWQSSIVSAVAGFANIAGATSETYDAPAVAVKTWFRRVASSDVGCSANSNILVVTPNDITPGTIAGNQTLCTPFDPAAFTNTTPGSTTNGGTISYQWQMSTNGCEGTWTNIQGATSATYDAGAISVITNFRRVATSTLNGVMCSANSNCLTVTPNPITPGVIAGSQTKCGPFDPDPFTSTTDGSSTGIGVISYQWQISTNGCEGPWTNIPGATSATYDPSTVSATTNYRRVATSTLNGVMCSANSNCLTVTPGELPTPFTLHDLEICAPLPLNLRSAILDALPDPLVESVTFWRDVTAMNDEITGNNITNYTASVGVHTIYIRLTFVATGCTRVQQFSVDVKSCSAALCTYTQGAYGNAGGMSCSFDAQSNMYKQYSTVDLIKKALTSYPSNTMTIGSSTRGILFTYNPILNDLTDVNAIIQYLPGGGSSKVIRSGDLFHISEIGNNDNKGYYLKNGKINNTLLAQTITLGLNIGIDGALGNLALQPGTFAVAEPEGGCGSNIPKTRQCSPGGFTPVINEYKYYTIPTKVINALSTKSVQGLFALANQALAGGSTNGLTLSEIASAVDLINNAFDECRIFVGYGIEPLVCMAPPIGESLIGTNTSRIADTNTFIASPVPFKDQLTVSYNFDFVTDVRIEVFNTNGYVVAKSYDTNGYLNKSVLLNIPGTGQEEVYVIKLTTNKGSSTQKVLSSR
- a CDS encoding SDR family oxidoreductase — encoded protein: MKIILTGATGVLGSQIMYEILELFVKESIEGKLILIVRGKKKKTALERINQLLSSSYTPQFLRDIGLEKLDAYIEIVDTDLDAVEENFSTTIEGAYFIHSAGYVNLSTDEEHREKIFEENTKITKIILNNFHHFIKKFIYIGTAFSSGERSGLVENDFHNLGFIPKHRNAYENAKFHSENFVAQRCKALGLPFQILRPSVICGKMLGDENRYFISKYMVFYLLAKFFYFASQRITEQENVRFIMNKETGLNIIAVDYVAKVIVSVFRREDIQQLNIVSHKSLNLVKGLQLIMDEVGYSNYAIVPNTPHFEYHNITEKLYYESIGKHLKPYLVSSAKEYNTTLLNSILEIPILDDETFTQMIRYGKLNNFRDINV
- a CDS encoding OmpA family protein, with translation MKFFTILLFSLMASCAFAQEQVSFFFDSDKFVLKKEELTKLNNWLTANKEVKVVGVYGFCDEVGTVGYNDTLAKKRIDYVFNIIKNKVKIREDFKTRSFGKLHALSPIKAENRKVTLYYILPSDFVNEEKIIATNQEVQAEKEKPKIKFPDVYVYQNPDGSTSSIKIDTVFMRKVSVASVGEKLKLESMNFYVDTFAIMPQSRPVMFELLTVMQNCPDLKIQIQGHICCVTKDFRDLSTQRAKAIYKFLEFNGISKSRMTFVGFGSTKPLFAIPEKDETEREANRRVEIEIIAN
- a CDS encoding AIR synthase related protein, with the protein product MSSDTSKRYAQRGVSASKEDVHNAIKNIDKGLFPQAFCKIVPDYLTQDEDYCLIMHADGAGTKSSLAYMYWKETGDLSVWKGIAQDALIMNIDDLLCVGATDNILLSSTIGRNKNVIPGEVLSAIINGTEELIQELDSFGVTIHSTGGETADVGDLVRTIIVDSTVTARMKRSKVIDNANIKAGDVIVGLASFGQATYEKGYNGGMGSNGLTSARHDVFEKYLASKYPESFDAAVPNELIYSGQVKLTDAVANSPIDAGQLVLSPTRTYAPIIKKILDKYTSEEVHGMVHCSGGAQTKILHFVQNLHIIKDNLFPVPPLFQLIQEQSKTDWKEMYQVFNCGHRMELYVPETIAEDIIAISKSFNVDAQIVGRVEASDSKKLTINSEYGTFEY
- a CDS encoding GNAT family N-acetyltransferase, whose translation is MSISQFPQNIILEDEMVFLRSLQLSDFENLLDISLNEPETWEYSLVRANGKENLENYIRLALKAKENKTEFPFIVFDKKSGKYAGSTRFYDINLQFKTLQLGYTWYGKDFRGTGLNKHCKYLLLQFAFETLGIERVEFRADNNNQRSIAAMKSIGCKVEGVLRSHMPTADSDVRRDSIVLSILKDEWFSEVKENLKKKL